From Nerophis lumbriciformis linkage group LG13, RoL_Nlum_v2.1, whole genome shotgun sequence, one genomic window encodes:
- the dynlt3 gene encoding dynein light chain Tctex-type 3 isoform X1, protein MEEYNSGEEVLFNADDASNNIKECIEGVIGGTDYSQSKVNQWTASIVEQSLTHLVKQGRPFKYIVNCTIMQKSGAGLHTANSCYWDNTTDGSCTIRWENRTMYCVVGVFAVALQP, encoded by the exons ATGGAGGAATATAACTCTGGCGAAGAG GTGCTCTTCAATGCTGATGACGCCAGTAACAACATTAAAGAG TGCATCGAGGGTGTCATCGGCGGTACGGACTACAGCCAAAGTAAAGTAAACCAGTGGACCGCCAGCATTGTGGAACAGTCTTTGACTCATCTCGTCAAACAAGGCCGGCCTTTCAAGTACATAG TTAACTGCACCATCATGCAGAAGAGCGGGGCTGGTCTCCACACGGCTAACTCCTGTTACTGGGACAACACCACGGACG GAAGCTGTACAATCCGATGGGAGAACCGCACCATGTATTGCGTCGTCGGCGTCTTTGCCGTGGCTTTGCAGCCGTGA
- the dynlt3 gene encoding dynein light chain Tctex-type 3 isoform X2, which produces MEEYNSGEEVLFNADDASNNIKECIEGVIGGTDYSQSKVNQWTASIVEQSLTHLVKQGRPFKYIVNCTIMQKSGAGLHTANSCYWDNTTDAG; this is translated from the exons ATGGAGGAATATAACTCTGGCGAAGAG GTGCTCTTCAATGCTGATGACGCCAGTAACAACATTAAAGAG TGCATCGAGGGTGTCATCGGCGGTACGGACTACAGCCAAAGTAAAGTAAACCAGTGGACCGCCAGCATTGTGGAACAGTCTTTGACTCATCTCGTCAAACAAGGCCGGCCTTTCAAGTACATAG TTAACTGCACCATCATGCAGAAGAGCGGGGCTGGTCTCCACACGGCTAACTCCTGTTACTGGGACAACACCACGGACG caggttag